The genomic segment GCACGCCGGGCTGCACGCGCGCCGTACGGGCGGCGGGGTCGATGTGCAGGATGTTGTTGAAGCGGGCCATCACCAGCAGCAGACCTTTTTCCAGCGGCAAAGCACCGCCGGACAACCCGGTGCCGGCGCCTCGGGCAACCACGGGCACCTGCTGTGCGTGGCAGATTTGCAGCAGTTGTTGAACCTGATCCAGCCGCCGGGGCAGGGCGACCAGCATCGGAGTGGTGCGGTAGGCGGATAGCCCGTCGCACTCGTAGGCCTTGAGTTCTTCTTCACGCCAGAGCAGGTCAAGCCCGGGGATGTGTTGGTGCAGGTGTTTGATCAAGACGTCCTTGTCCGTGTCGGGAAGGGCGCCGTCGATGCGTTCGTCATACAAAATGTTCATCGTCGCACCCTGTTTATTCGAGGAAACCGTGCGATCCCTGCAGGCGCTGCGGGTTGCTGTTAGTGCTTCTTGCCCAGGAACTCCCGATACAACTGCGCCGTCCGCGCCGGTTGCTCGACCATCGGCATATGACCGATGCCGTCCCAGATTTCCACGCGCAAATTGGCGATGCCCTTGCTCCAGGCCGGTACGCTGCTGACGTCGATCAGCCGGTCCAGCCGGCCCCACAGCAACAGCGCCGGACACTGGATGTCGGGCAGCTTTGGCTCCATCGGCGCGCTGGCGTGGAAGTCGGTGAAGATCTCCGCCAGTTCATCCCGACGTTGTTCGTAGCGCTGGCCGACAGCGTCCAGCACCAGGCCAGGCACCCAGGGCGGCGCGGCCATGGTCATGGCGTAGAAGCGGCGAAACTCCTCGCGCGAATGAATCAGGAACGGGTTGTGCCCCTGGGCCAGTTGTCGGGCCATGTCACTGAGCTGCGGCGCGGTGACGCCTGCCGGGTCGATCAACGCCACCGAGGCGATCCGCTCCGGGTAGGTGGCTGCCAGCCACGCCGCGATGTAGCCGCCCATGGAGTTGCCGATCACATGCACTTTCTCGACACCGCAGACGTCGAGCAACTGGATCATGCGCTTGGCCTGCAAGCCGATGTCATAACCGCCGCCGGTCTTGAAGCCGGTTTCGCCATGGCCGGCGAGGTCGGGGATGATGACCCGGTAATCATGGACAAAATGCCGGGCAAAGCGCAGCCAGATGTTCTTGTCGGCACTATAGCCATGCAGCATCAACACACTGCTGGAGGCCTCGTAGGGCCCGCCTTGCCAGGTCGAGACGGTCATTTCGCTGATCGGCACGACGATTTTGTGCAGCCGATACAGCTTGGCTTCGATGGCCATGTTCAAGTCATACAGCCAATGACCGATGGCCGGGTAACTCAACCAGCTCCAGGCCACGAAAACGGCGATAGCGACAACCAGCACAAGCATCAGGTATTTCCTTTTACGTGATCAGGACAGAATGTGGTCAGCGGGTTTTAGTGTACGGGTCAAGCGGTAGTAGCTGAAGCTGAACCCCGGAAACATGGCAATCACATGGCCGCTCTTGCTTTGATACCAGCTGTGACAGCCTCCGGACTTCCATACCGTGCGTTCCATCTCGCGATGGATCATATCAGTGTAGGTACGTTCCGCTTCGGGGCGAACTTCGATGCTGCGCAGGTCTTTTTCCTTGAGTGTGCGGATGCAGTCGAGAATGTAGTTCATCTGCGATTCTATGATGAACAGCGCCGAGGTATGGCCGATACCGGTGTTGGGGCCGGTGACGATAAACAGGTTGGGGAAGCCCGGCAGGCTGGTGCCGAGGTAGGCGCGGGGGTATTGGGCCCAGACATCTTGGAGTTGTACGCCGTTTTTTCCGCTGACCGGGTAGGAAATAACGCCATCGGTGGCGTCGTAGCCGGTGGACCAGATGATCAGGTCGAGGTCCAGATGTTCGCCGTCCAGCGTGTTGATGCCGCTGGCATCGATGGATGCGATGCCTTGTTCACGACTGTGCAGGCTCACGTTTGGACGCTGTAGCGCCGGATAATAGGTGCTGGAGACAATCACCCGTTTGCAGCCGATGGTGAAGTCCGGTGTCAGTTTGCGCTGCAGTTTGGGGTCCGGCACTTGCCGTTGCAGAAAGTGCAGGGCGTGGCGCTGCACCATGCGGATCGCCGGTTTCGAGTATTTGAAGGCAATGACGCGGGTTTCGAACTGCCAGTAGATCAGCCAGCGCAGCAGTTTGTAGGCCGGTTTCAGCCCCAGCAACCAGCGCTGGAAACGGCCAAAGGTACGGTCGGCGCGGGGCAGGACCCAGTGCGCTGTGCGTTGGAAGACATGCAAGTGCTGCACATCCGGGGCAATCGCCGGGATGACCTGGGCGGCGCTGGCGCCGCTGCCGACGATGGCGACACGTTTGCCCTTGTAGTCGTAAGAGTGATCCCAGTTATTGGTGTGAAAAGTCTTGCCCTGAAAACGTTCCTGGCCCTCGAAGTGCGGGATCACCGGTTGGCTCAACGGTCCGGTCGCATTGATCAGGAACTGCGCGTAAAACGTGCCTTCACTGCCTGTGTGTACTGCCCAGTGTTTGGCGATGTCATCCCATTCAATGCGCTCGACGTTCGCCTCCAGTCGCACCTTGTCACGCAGGCCGAAGTGTTCCACGACATGGCGGGTGTAGCGGTGCAGTTCGGCCTGGTCGGCGTACATCTGCGTCCAGCGGTAAGGGGCGAAGGACAGCGAATAAAGCGGCGAAGGCACATCCACCGCTGCGCCGGGGTAGGTGTTCTGGCACCAGGTGCCGCCGAAAAAGCTGCGTCGTTCCAACAGGCAAAAGTCACGGATGCCGGCCTTGAGCAAATTGACCGCCGCGCACTGGCCGCCAAAGCCGCTGCCGATGATCAGCACCTGAAAAGTCTGCATGGGTCTCCTGTCGGTATCGTTGTTTTTTGATCGTTCCCATCATGTATAGCCAAACCGTGGCGGTGTGCAGCGCTTTCTATGGGCCAGCAAATAACGCCGCCAACCGGTGATGGCTATTTAACGTTGCCCTGATAGACTCCCAACACACCTGCAGCCCCGGTGTGTTCAGGTTCGGTCAAGTGTGGCAGAGGCCTTTATGGCAAAAACAGGAGGAAAGGGACTTTCATTGGCCAGGAGGCTCTATACGTCGCGAACCCTGGGGTTGGCGCTGGGGTTGTTGTGCGTGAGCGCGGCGATGTACTCGCTCAACCCGTCGCCTTGGGTCTGGGGTTTGATGGTGATCAACGGCGTGTTGTGGCCGCACCTGGCCTACCAATGGGCGCGTCGTTCGAAAGTCCCTTACCACGCCGAACACCGCAACCTGCTGGTGGATGCATTTCTCGGCGGCTTCTGGGTCGCGGCCATGCAGTTCAATCCACTGCCCACCGCGACCACGATTTCGATGATGGCGATGAACAACGTGGCCATCGGCGGAATGCGCTTCTTGCTCGCCGGCAGCGCGGCGCAAATCCTCGGGATCGGCGTCGGGCTGGTGATCTTCACCCCGGCCTTCATCCCGCAAACCAGCCCGTTGCAACTCTATGCCTGCCTGCCGCTGCTGATTCTGTACCCGCTGGCATTGGGTTGGATCTGCTTTCGCCAGGCCCACACCCTCGGGCGCCATAAACGCGAATTGCTGGCCCTGAGCCGTACTGACAGCCTGACCGGCTTGCTCAATCACGGGACCTGGAAAGACCAGCTGGAAATCGAATTCCAGCGTTGCCAGCGCCAGGAGCAGGGTGGAGCGATTGCGCTGATCGACATCGATCACTTCAAGACCATCAACGATACCTATGGCCATGTCGCCGGCGACATCGTGTTGCGTCAACTCAGCAAAATGCTCAAACAAAACCTGCGTACTGCTGACGTTGCCGGGCGATACGGCGGCGATGAGTTTTGCGTGATTCTCCCGGATTTGCCCCTGCACAATGCCGTCGTCGTGATGGATGCACTGCGTGATCGTTTTGCCACCCTCGGCTATGAACAGAATCCGGCGCTAAAAGTCAGCCTGAGCATCGGTCTGGCTGCTTTCGACCCTGCGCATACCGATGCGACCCTGTGGCTCAACGATGCCGATCAGGCACTTTACGAAGCCAAGACCACGGGGCGTAATCGTGTTATCTGCGGCGGCGCCGACAAGCCTCGGCGTGAGTTGCTGGACTCCGTTTAACCAGACACCACCTATTTCCCGTAGGCCCGCACCTGCGGCAGCGCCTACCTGGAATCGGGTGTTTTTGAGTCAGCATTCCTGATCAGGCAGTTCAGTGTCGCATCCGGTATAGAGCCCTACGCCTCACTCAGGTAGGGTTCGGCTACCCCCGACACGAAACAAGGACTGATTCATGACGTTCAAACACGCCCTCCTGCCCTCCAGCCTCGCCCTCGTTTTTACCCTTGCAGCCTTCTCCCAAACGGCGTTCGCCGAACCCCACAAACAGGTCCTGGCTGATGCCGAGCAGTACCAGGCCGAAGCGCTGAAATTGCTGGAACGCCTGGTGAATATCGACTCCGGTTCCGGCTATGAGCCGGGCCTGACCCAGGTTGGTGACATCGCTATCGACGAGCTGAAAAAACTCGGCGCCAGCATCGAACGGGTGCCCAACACTCCGGACAAAAGCAGCCATGTGCTGGCCACGTTCAAAGGCACCGGCAAGGCGAAAATTCTGCTGATGGCGCACATGGACACGGTGTTCAAGGAGGGCTCTGCCGCCGAGCGTCCGTTTCACATCAAGGACGGTCGCGCCTACGGGCCGGGTGTGATGGATGACAAGGGCGGCATTGTTGCCGGAATCTACGCACTGAAAGTCCTGAAAAATCTCGACTTCAAGGATTACGCGCAAATCACCTTCCTGCTCGACGCCAGCGAAGAGACCGGCTCGCCGGTGGCCACCGACCTGATCAAGAAA from the Pseudomonas sp. N3-W genome contains:
- a CDS encoding diguanylate cyclase; translated protein: MAKTGGKGLSLARRLYTSRTLGLALGLLCVSAAMYSLNPSPWVWGLMVINGVLWPHLAYQWARRSKVPYHAEHRNLLVDAFLGGFWVAAMQFNPLPTATTISMMAMNNVAIGGMRFLLAGSAAQILGIGVGLVIFTPAFIPQTSPLQLYACLPLLILYPLALGWICFRQAHTLGRHKRELLALSRTDSLTGLLNHGTWKDQLEIEFQRCQRQEQGGAIALIDIDHFKTINDTYGHVAGDIVLRQLSKMLKQNLRTADVAGRYGGDEFCVILPDLPLHNAVVVMDALRDRFATLGYEQNPALKVSLSIGLAAFDPAHTDATLWLNDADQALYEAKTTGRNRVICGGADKPRRELLDSV
- a CDS encoding NAD(P)/FAD-dependent oxidoreductase — translated: MQTFQVLIIGSGFGGQCAAVNLLKAGIRDFCLLERRSFFGGTWCQNTYPGAAVDVPSPLYSLSFAPYRWTQMYADQAELHRYTRHVVEHFGLRDKVRLEANVERIEWDDIAKHWAVHTGSEGTFYAQFLINATGPLSQPVIPHFEGQERFQGKTFHTNNWDHSYDYKGKRVAIVGSGASAAQVIPAIAPDVQHLHVFQRTAHWVLPRADRTFGRFQRWLLGLKPAYKLLRWLIYWQFETRVIAFKYSKPAIRMVQRHALHFLQRQVPDPKLQRKLTPDFTIGCKRVIVSSTYYPALQRPNVSLHSREQGIASIDASGINTLDGEHLDLDLIIWSTGYDATDGVISYPVSGKNGVQLQDVWAQYPRAYLGTSLPGFPNLFIVTGPNTGIGHTSALFIIESQMNYILDCIRTLKEKDLRSIEVRPEAERTYTDMIHREMERTVWKSGGCHSWYQSKSGHVIAMFPGFSFSYYRLTRTLKPADHILS
- a CDS encoding alpha/beta fold hydrolase, producing MLVLVVAIAVFVAWSWLSYPAIGHWLYDLNMAIEAKLYRLHKIVVPISEMTVSTWQGGPYEASSSVLMLHGYSADKNIWLRFARHFVHDYRVIIPDLAGHGETGFKTGGGYDIGLQAKRMIQLLDVCGVEKVHVIGNSMGGYIAAWLAATYPERIASVALIDPAGVTAPQLSDMARQLAQGHNPFLIHSREEFRRFYAMTMAAPPWVPGLVLDAVGQRYEQRRDELAEIFTDFHASAPMEPKLPDIQCPALLLWGRLDRLIDVSSVPAWSKGIANLRVEIWDGIGHMPMVEQPARTAQLYREFLGKKH